The Oleidesulfovibrio alaskensis DSM 16109 genome has a segment encoding these proteins:
- a CDS encoding DUF1848 domain-containing protein has translation MDTRHPRIISASRRTDLPAFHTAWFIESLRQGRCQVPDPFNPARQRTISLLPQDVDGIVFWTRNAAPLAPWLHEVDARQIPYYFLWTITGYPRALEARTPDMQQAVDSFRSLAVRLGPARMIWRYDPVIITDITPAQWHEENFARLCAALKGCTQRCITSFVEPYVKTRRALAALARSGVHTHLPGEHAKAAMAAALHSIAANHNITLQTCCTPVTGIHASLPLAAPCVDAALLQRIGGNATGASATDKNQREHCLCAPSTDIGRYGTCRFGCVYCYARR, from the coding sequence ATGGACACCAGACACCCGCGCATCATTTCGGCATCGCGCCGCACCGACCTGCCCGCATTCCATACCGCATGGTTCATCGAAAGCCTGCGGCAGGGGCGGTGTCAGGTGCCCGACCCGTTCAATCCCGCCCGGCAGCGTACCATTTCGCTGCTGCCGCAGGACGTGGACGGCATCGTGTTCTGGACGCGCAACGCAGCCCCGCTTGCACCGTGGCTGCATGAAGTGGATGCACGCCAGATTCCCTATTATTTTTTATGGACCATCACCGGATATCCCCGCGCTCTGGAAGCCCGCACGCCGGATATGCAGCAGGCGGTCGACAGTTTCCGTTCGCTGGCTGTGCGGCTGGGTCCGGCAAGAATGATATGGCGGTACGACCCTGTCATCATTACCGACATAACTCCGGCACAATGGCACGAAGAAAATTTCGCCCGGCTGTGCGCTGCCCTGAAAGGCTGCACACAGCGATGCATAACCAGTTTTGTGGAACCATACGTCAAAACCCGCAGGGCGCTGGCCGCGCTGGCCCGCAGCGGAGTGCACACGCACCTGCCCGGTGAACACGCCAAAGCCGCCATGGCGGCCGCACTGCACAGCATAGCGGCAAATCATAACATCACGCTGCAAACCTGCTGCACACCGGTCACCGGCATACATGCATCACTGCCGCTGGCAGCACCCTGCGTGGATGCAGCCCTGCTGCAGCGCATCGGCGGCAACGCGACCGGCGCATCCGCCACTGACAAAAACCAGAGAGAGCATTGTCTGTGCGCCCCCAGTACAGACATAGGCAGGTACGGCACCTGCCGGTTCGGATGCGTATACTGCTATGCCCGCCGCTGA
- a CDS encoding BPL-N domain-containing protein → MSSIYILWDASHIWGLLAWRTAQSLDLPYRLVRGEEIAQGLLSGKPPALLLVPGGNARMKSVALGAAGMQAIRDYVRGGGAYVGFCGGAGLGLSGSEGLGLCPWGRARFTDRMQHFVSGHVHARVARGHDLVPADLCTDACAEPPVPIWWPGRFAPEKTGDVEVLATYTTPCDDFWVADLPLDTLPPGTFSEWESLYDIRLRPTFLEDQPCILSGRYGKGRYVLSYTHLETPDSPTANRWLLHIIRTLGGIEPPLQRVPAWDLENQQAAWLDPDLLHARGIFDDIVTIGRNHCLFFKRNAWLIGWRAGIPGANLNNLYAAVVTAVSNPPTAECTAYWQEQRQPFMRKLALFHEGVKGYLLAERLAMTLSKTFPETVSRESLRNQRAALFGPPMDSGGLYQELLDTLDELLYRQLPHGL, encoded by the coding sequence ATGTCAAGCATCTATATATTGTGGGACGCCTCGCATATCTGGGGGCTGCTGGCGTGGCGCACTGCGCAGTCCCTCGACCTGCCCTACCGGCTTGTCAGGGGGGAAGAAATAGCGCAGGGACTGCTTTCTGGCAAGCCGCCCGCACTGCTGCTGGTTCCCGGCGGCAACGCCCGCATGAAATCCGTGGCGCTGGGAGCCGCCGGAATGCAGGCCATCCGCGACTATGTCCGCGGCGGCGGGGCTTATGTAGGGTTCTGCGGCGGGGCCGGTCTGGGGCTTTCCGGCAGCGAGGGGCTGGGGCTGTGCCCGTGGGGGCGTGCCCGCTTTACCGACAGAATGCAGCATTTTGTCAGCGGCCATGTGCATGCCCGCGTGGCGCGGGGCCATGACCTTGTTCCCGCAGACCTGTGCACGGATGCCTGCGCCGAGCCGCCGGTGCCCATCTGGTGGCCGGGCAGATTTGCGCCGGAAAAAACCGGCGACGTGGAAGTACTGGCCACATACACCACTCCCTGCGACGATTTCTGGGTGGCGGACCTGCCGCTGGATACGCTGCCCCCCGGCACGTTTTCAGAGTGGGAATCACTGTACGACATCCGGCTGCGGCCCACTTTTCTGGAAGATCAGCCCTGCATACTTTCCGGACGGTACGGCAAAGGCCGCTATGTGCTCAGCTACACACATCTGGAAACGCCTGATTCACCCACGGCAAACCGCTGGCTGCTGCACATCATCCGCACGCTGGGGGGCATAGAACCGCCTCTGCAGCGCGTTCCCGCATGGGATCTGGAAAACCAGCAGGCCGCATGGCTCGACCCCGACCTGCTGCATGCCCGCGGCATCTTCGACGACATTGTCACCATAGGACGCAACCACTGTCTGTTTTTCAAACGCAACGCATGGCTTATAGGCTGGCGTGCGGGCATACCCGGCGCAAACCTCAACAACCTGTATGCCGCTGTGGTCACAGCAGTATCCAACCCGCCCACCGCCGAATGCACTGCATACTGGCAGGAACAGCGGCAGCCGTTCATGCGCAAGCTGGCCCTGTTCCACGAAGGAGTGAAAGGATACCTGCTGGCAGAACGACTTGCCATGACGCTTTCCAAAACATTTCCGGAAACCGTGTCGCGTGAATCGCTGCGCAACCAGCGCGCAGCGCTGTTCGGGCCTCCCATGGACAGCGGCGGATTGTATCAGGAACTGCTCGATACACTGGACGAACTGCTGTACCGGCAGCTGCCCCACGGCCTGTAG
- a CDS encoding valine--tRNA ligase, whose translation MAENALPKGYEPQDIENRWRTHWEDNKTFTPDPDAPGEPYSIVIPPPNVTGALHMGHALNLTLQDILCRFHRQKGRKVLWVPGTDHAGIATQNVVERQLAREGKGRHDLGREKFIERVWQWREEYGNRILSQIRKMGASVDWTRERFTMDEGLSRAVRQVFVKLYEDGLIYKGNYIINWCPRCHTALADDEVDHSAEKGALHYVRYPLEDGSGHLTIATTRPETMLADTAIAVHPEDERFSHLIGKYAILPLVGRKLIIIGDKYVDREFGTGCLKVTPAHDHNDWELGRKHGLEVLNILTDDGVLSEDAGPDFAGLDCAAARKKILVMLEEKGFLDRIEPHEHNVGHCYRCKTVVEPYVSTQWFVAMTKLAPRARAAVPAQTQIYPENWEKTYYNWLDNIRDWCISRQIWWGHRIPAWTCEDCGELIVAMDAPQACKCGSTRLTQDEDVLDTWFSSALWPFSTLGWPDSTEELKQFYPTSVLVTGFDILFFWVARMMMMGLQFMDEIPFHHVYIHALVRDEHGKKMSKSTGNVIDPVEMIDKYGTDSLRFTLTAFAAMGRDIKLSEARIEGYRHFINKIWNAARFALMNLPEEQPAPCDLAAVQELHHRWILHRLEEVKSSVDSAFTGYRFNEAAQTLYKFFWNELCDWYLELSKPDMQAGGERRARAQFVLWTVLKEVLVLMHPVMPFVTAEIWNVLPGVAGTDIACASYPETRPACVSPDAEKRMALVQGVISAIRTIKAELNIAPTTRLNALVRTVSDAALEELEASREVISVLARLEGLTMGADAAGPRASASAVVEGNEVIVPLAGLVDFEAELARLDKELGKVGKEKEKLEAKLANESFVSRAPADIVAKERARSQELAETQEKLESLRKRLADAMD comes from the coding sequence ATGGCCGAAAACGCGCTACCCAAAGGCTACGAGCCGCAGGATATAGAAAACCGGTGGCGGACCCACTGGGAGGATAACAAGACGTTCACGCCGGACCCCGATGCCCCGGGTGAACCGTATTCCATTGTCATTCCTCCGCCAAACGTCACCGGCGCACTGCACATGGGGCACGCGCTCAACCTTACCCTGCAGGACATTCTGTGCCGTTTTCACCGCCAGAAAGGGCGCAAGGTGCTGTGGGTGCCCGGTACCGACCACGCGGGCATAGCCACCCAGAACGTTGTGGAACGGCAGCTTGCCAGAGAAGGCAAGGGACGTCACGACCTGGGACGCGAAAAATTTATCGAACGCGTGTGGCAGTGGCGTGAAGAATACGGCAACCGCATTCTGAGCCAGATACGCAAGATGGGTGCCTCCGTGGACTGGACGCGTGAACGCTTCACCATGGATGAAGGGCTCTCGCGCGCTGTCAGACAGGTTTTTGTCAAACTGTACGAAGACGGCCTGATCTACAAAGGCAACTATATCATCAACTGGTGTCCGCGCTGCCATACCGCGCTGGCCGACGACGAAGTGGATCATTCCGCCGAAAAGGGTGCCCTGCACTATGTCAGGTATCCTCTGGAAGACGGTTCCGGTCATCTGACCATAGCCACCACCCGCCCGGAGACCATGCTTGCCGATACCGCCATTGCCGTGCATCCCGAGGATGAACGGTTCAGCCATCTTATCGGCAAATACGCCATACTGCCTCTGGTGGGCCGCAAGCTGATAATCATCGGCGATAAATATGTCGACCGTGAATTCGGGACAGGCTGCCTCAAGGTAACCCCCGCCCATGACCACAATGACTGGGAATTGGGCCGCAAGCACGGGCTTGAGGTGCTGAACATCCTTACCGACGACGGTGTGCTGAGCGAAGATGCCGGTCCCGACTTCGCCGGGCTGGACTGTGCCGCCGCGCGCAAGAAGATTCTTGTCATGCTGGAGGAAAAAGGCTTCCTCGACCGCATAGAGCCGCACGAACACAATGTGGGCCACTGCTACCGCTGCAAGACCGTGGTGGAACCGTATGTTTCCACCCAGTGGTTTGTGGCCATGACTAAACTGGCCCCCCGCGCCCGCGCCGCGGTGCCTGCCCAGACTCAGATTTATCCCGAAAACTGGGAAAAAACGTACTATAACTGGCTCGATAACATCCGCGACTGGTGCATATCCCGCCAGATATGGTGGGGGCACCGCATTCCCGCGTGGACCTGCGAAGACTGCGGCGAGCTTATTGTCGCCATGGATGCGCCGCAGGCCTGCAAATGCGGCAGCACCAGACTGACACAGGACGAAGACGTGCTGGATACGTGGTTCTCTTCGGCGCTGTGGCCTTTCAGCACGCTGGGCTGGCCTGACAGTACCGAAGAACTGAAGCAGTTTTATCCCACCTCCGTGCTGGTGACCGGTTTTGACATCCTGTTTTTCTGGGTGGCCCGCATGATGATGATGGGTCTGCAGTTCATGGACGAGATTCCGTTCCACCATGTGTACATCCACGCGCTGGTGCGCGACGAACACGGCAAGAAAATGTCCAAATCCACGGGCAACGTCATTGACCCCGTGGAAATGATAGACAAGTACGGCACAGACAGCCTGCGGTTCACCCTGACCGCGTTTGCCGCCATGGGGCGCGATATAAAACTGTCGGAAGCCCGCATCGAAGGCTACAGACATTTTATCAACAAAATCTGGAATGCCGCACGGTTTGCTTTGATGAACCTGCCGGAAGAACAGCCCGCGCCCTGCGACCTTGCCGCAGTGCAAGAGCTGCATCACCGCTGGATTCTGCACCGTCTTGAAGAAGTTAAAAGTTCTGTGGACAGCGCGTTTACCGGTTACCGGTTCAACGAGGCTGCGCAGACGCTGTACAAGTTCTTCTGGAACGAGCTGTGCGACTGGTACCTTGAGCTTTCCAAGCCGGACATGCAGGCCGGCGGTGAACGCCGTGCCCGTGCACAGTTTGTTCTGTGGACAGTGCTTAAGGAAGTGCTGGTGCTCATGCATCCTGTCATGCCTTTTGTCACTGCGGAAATCTGGAACGTGCTGCCCGGTGTGGCCGGTACCGACATTGCCTGCGCAAGCTACCCCGAGACCCGCCCCGCATGCGTTTCACCTGATGCGGAAAAGCGCATGGCGCTGGTGCAGGGGGTCATTTCCGCCATCCGCACCATCAAGGCGGAACTGAATATCGCGCCCACCACACGCCTGAACGCGCTGGTGCGCACGGTTTCTGATGCGGCGCTGGAAGAACTGGAAGCCAGCCGTGAGGTCATAAGCGTGCTTGCACGCCTTGAAGGGCTGACCATGGGCGCCGATGCTGCGGGCCCGAGAGCTTCGGCTTCCGCCGTGGTTGAAGGCAATGAAGTCATTGTTCCGCTTGCCGGACTGGTGGACTTTGAAGCCGAACTGGCGCGGCTGGACAAGGAGCTTGGCAAGGTGGGCAAGGAAAAGGAAAAGCTGGAGGCAAAGCTGGCCAATGAAAGCTTTGTGAGCCGCGCCCCTGCCGACATTGTTGCCAAGGAGCGTGCCCGCTCGCAGGAACTGGCCGAAACGCAGGAAAAGCTTGAAAGTCTGCGCAAGCGCCTTGCGGATGCCATGGATTAG
- the cobA gene encoding uroporphyrinogen-III C-methyltransferase, with protein sequence MKVYLIGAGPGDPGLLTIKGRDILKRADVIVYDYLANDAFLNYAAPGAEIIYVGKKGGDHTLSQEGINRLIVEKAREGKVVARLKGGDPYVFGRGGEEAEELLDAGVNFEVVPGVTSAVAGPAYAGIPLTHRSYSSSVSFITGHEDPSKPESAHNWKALASSASTLVFFMGMKNLPEISRKLIEAGMDPDTPAALVRWGTTSRHRSLAATIATLPEEGKKAGFSSPSLIVVGHVVKLRDRLNWFEQLPLLGRGIVVTRAREQASGLAASLTQLGAEVIQFPTILIRPLEDYAPVHDAIRRLAEYDWLVFTSVNGVKHFWQQMGLLGLDSRALGGVKVAAIGPATADVLREKGIEPDFIPEKYVAEGVVKGMIERGMDGSRVLLPRARVAREVLPEELARAGARVDVLPVYETVPGDANRSHVLEMLEEGRIDCITFGSSSTVDNFFSLVEPEAMRRYEHVHMACIGPVTRKTLERYGFTCSIQPEDYTIPALVDELVRQLGAQ encoded by the coding sequence ATGAAAGTTTACCTGATCGGTGCCGGTCCCGGCGACCCCGGACTGCTGACCATCAAGGGCCGTGATATTTTGAAGCGCGCCGATGTCATTGTGTACGACTATCTGGCCAACGACGCTTTTCTGAATTACGCGGCCCCCGGCGCGGAAATCATCTATGTGGGCAAAAAAGGCGGCGACCATACCCTGTCTCAGGAAGGCATCAACAGGTTGATTGTTGAGAAGGCCAGAGAAGGCAAGGTGGTGGCGCGTCTCAAGGGCGGCGATCCCTATGTGTTCGGACGGGGTGGCGAAGAAGCGGAAGAACTGCTTGACGCCGGCGTGAACTTCGAGGTTGTGCCGGGAGTCACTTCGGCTGTGGCAGGCCCCGCATACGCCGGTATTCCGCTGACGCACCGCAGCTATTCCTCCTCCGTTTCATTCATAACCGGCCACGAAGATCCTTCTAAGCCCGAATCGGCTCATAACTGGAAGGCGCTGGCCTCCAGTGCCAGCACGCTGGTGTTCTTTATGGGCATGAAAAATCTGCCCGAAATTTCGCGCAAGCTCATTGAGGCCGGCATGGACCCCGATACGCCTGCGGCGCTTGTGCGCTGGGGTACCACATCGCGCCACCGCAGTCTGGCAGCCACCATTGCCACCCTGCCGGAAGAAGGCAAAAAAGCGGGATTTTCTTCTCCCAGCCTTATTGTTGTGGGGCATGTGGTCAAACTGCGCGACCGGCTGAACTGGTTTGAGCAGCTGCCGCTGCTGGGCAGGGGCATTGTGGTTACCCGCGCCCGCGAACAGGCCAGCGGACTGGCAGCCAGCCTGACGCAGCTGGGAGCGGAGGTCATTCAGTTTCCCACCATTCTCATCCGCCCGCTGGAAGATTATGCTCCCGTGCATGACGCCATTCGCAGGCTTGCCGAATATGACTGGCTTGTTTTCACTTCTGTGAACGGCGTGAAACATTTCTGGCAGCAAATGGGCCTGCTGGGGCTGGACAGCAGAGCGCTGGGCGGTGTGAAAGTGGCTGCCATCGGACCGGCAACGGCGGACGTGCTGCGTGAAAAAGGGATAGAGCCTGATTTTATTCCTGAAAAATATGTGGCCGAAGGCGTGGTCAAGGGAATGATAGAGCGCGGAATGGACGGCAGCAGGGTGCTGCTGCCCCGTGCGCGTGTGGCTCGCGAAGTGCTGCCGGAAGAGCTTGCCCGTGCCGGTGCGCGTGTGGATGTGCTGCCGGTATACGAAACCGTGCCGGGCGACGCCAACCGCAGTCACGTGCTTGAAATGCTGGAAGAGGGCCGCATTGACTGCATCACCTTCGGCAGTTCTTCCACTGTGGACAATTTCTTTTCACTGGTTGAACCGGAAGCCATGCGCCGGTACGAACATGTGCATATGGCCTGCATAGGACCGGTAACCCGTAAGACTCTGGAACGCTACGGTTTCACCTGTTCCATCCAGCCGGAAGATTATACCATTCCGGCACTGGTGGATGAACTGGTGCGTCAGCTTGGCGCGCAGTAG
- a CDS encoding MOSC domain-containing protein produces MGTVRAVCISERKGERKQVVDAIELREDYGVAGDAHGGSGRQVSLLAVESVDKMRSRMPSLAAGDFAENILVEGIALTRLLPGGRLRIGSGVELEITQIGKKCHNKCNIHKTVGFCIMPTEGVFGRVLCGGTVKDGDPVHVL; encoded by the coding sequence ATAGGAACAGTGCGCGCGGTATGCATCAGTGAACGCAAGGGAGAACGCAAGCAGGTGGTCGATGCCATCGAGCTGCGCGAAGATTACGGTGTTGCGGGTGATGCCCACGGCGGTTCGGGAAGGCAGGTGAGCCTGCTTGCGGTGGAAAGCGTGGATAAAATGCGTTCGCGCATGCCCTCGCTGGCTGCAGGTGATTTTGCCGAAAATATTCTGGTGGAAGGTATCGCGCTCACCCGTCTGTTGCCGGGGGGCAGGCTGCGCATCGGTTCCGGTGTTGAGCTGGAAATCACGCAGATAGGCAAAAAATGTCATAACAAGTGCAATATTCATAAAACCGTCGGGTTCTGCATCATGCCTACAGAAGGTGTGTTCGGCCGCGTGTTGTGCGGAGGCACTGTGAAAGACGGTGATCCCGTGCATGTGTTGTGA
- the purN gene encoding phosphoribosylglycinamide formyltransferase, whose product MPLQLAVLASGNGSNLQAVLDRAAQGVLDVEVRLVASNKEDACALDRARRAGIPVWARNHGSFAGREEFDAALVDAIRASGADTIMLAGYMRLLTPYFLNAFPGRVLNVHPALLPSFPGVRGVADAVEYGVRVAGCTVHFVDEIMDHGPVIIQAAVPVSACDSRDDVLQRVHAAEHRIYPQALQWLAEGRLSLQGRVVHLAPSRRPAAGAAADMLVSPALEQGF is encoded by the coding sequence ATGCCGCTGCAACTGGCGGTGCTGGCATCGGGCAACGGGTCAAACCTGCAGGCCGTGCTGGACCGCGCTGCACAGGGTGTGCTGGATGTAGAGGTGCGCCTTGTGGCGTCCAACAAGGAAGACGCCTGCGCCCTTGATCGGGCGCGGCGTGCAGGCATTCCCGTGTGGGCGCGCAATCACGGCAGTTTTGCCGGCAGAGAGGAATTTGACGCGGCGCTGGTGGACGCCATACGGGCCAGCGGGGCCGACACCATCATGCTGGCGGGATACATGCGTCTGCTTACACCGTATTTTCTCAATGCCTTTCCGGGCAGGGTGCTCAATGTGCATCCGGCCCTGCTGCCCAGCTTTCCCGGAGTAAGGGGAGTAGCCGACGCCGTGGAGTACGGTGTGCGTGTGGCAGGGTGCACAGTGCATTTTGTTGATGAAATAATGGACCACGGACCGGTGATCATTCAGGCGGCTGTTCCCGTGTCTGCCTGCGATTCCCGCGATGACGTGCTGCAGCGGGTGCATGCGGCAGAGCACCGCATTTATCCTCAGGCATTGCAGTGGCTGGCCGAAGGCCGGCTGTCGCTGCAGGGCCGGGTGGTGCATCTGGCACCGTCACGGCGTCCTGCGGCCGGTGCAGCGGCGGATATGCTGGTTTCGCCCGCGCTGGAACAAGGTTTTTAA
- a CDS encoding LysR family transcriptional regulator, producing the protein MDISSVNLNLLVALKALLDEGNVTRAAERLHITQSGMSKNLAQLRELFDDPLLVRSGNALVLTERARELEGPLEMVLGNVHALFEAQRFDPATCRRSFTLAVTDYVAQYILPDALGAILAAAPGIDIQAIGWEPDSMRALAEGKIDMATCLTEGVPASVEQLRVGEDRFACLMRAGHPLAAAGAMRLDRYVQADHAVITIGGDKVRIIDRVLGKLGHSRNIRLRVPFYASAVEIVSRTDLLLTLPAHVARNVIQARNPSEPALAWAPLPFAVDSFEYSIIWHARFHGDPGHRWVREMLFAQMQSSLFAH; encoded by the coding sequence ATGGATATATCTTCCGTGAATCTGAATCTGCTTGTGGCGCTTAAGGCGCTGCTGGACGAAGGCAATGTGACCCGCGCGGCGGAACGGCTGCATATCACACAGTCCGGCATGAGCAAAAATCTTGCGCAGCTGCGTGAACTGTTTGACGATCCGCTGCTTGTGCGCTCCGGCAATGCGCTGGTGCTTACCGAGCGTGCCCGCGAGCTGGAAGGGCCGCTTGAGATGGTGCTGGGCAATGTACATGCTCTTTTCGAGGCACAGCGGTTTGACCCTGCAACCTGCCGCCGTTCGTTTACTCTGGCGGTGACGGACTATGTGGCGCAATACATTCTGCCGGATGCGCTGGGGGCCATTCTTGCCGCCGCGCCGGGCATCGACATTCAGGCCATCGGGTGGGAGCCTGACAGCATGCGTGCACTTGCCGAAGGCAAAATCGATATGGCCACATGCCTGACAGAAGGCGTGCCTGCCTCTGTGGAGCAGTTGCGTGTGGGGGAAGACCGCTTTGCCTGTCTTATGCGCGCGGGGCACCCTCTGGCAGCTGCAGGAGCCATGAGACTTGACAGATATGTGCAGGCGGACCATGCGGTTATCACCATAGGCGGCGACAAGGTGCGCATAATCGACAGGGTGCTGGGCAAGCTGGGGCATTCCCGCAACATCAGGCTGCGGGTGCCGTTTTATGCCTCTGCCGTGGAAATAGTTTCGCGGACGGATCTGCTGCTTACCCTGCCGGCGCATGTGGCGCGCAATGTCATTCAGGCGCGCAACCCCAGTGAACCGGCCCTTGCCTGGGCTCCGCTGCCGTTTGCCGTGGATTCGTTCGAATATTCCATCATATGGCACGCCCGTTTTCATGGCGATCCCGGACACCGCTGGGTGCGCGAGATGCTTTTTGCGCAGATGCAGTCCTCACTTTTTGCACATTGA
- a CDS encoding LysE family translocator: MTESVLTLLTICFFARMTPGPDMLLIIRHATAAPRGGAPRAAYACVLGVCAGLSVHVALSVLGLALVLKTYPLVFRGIQIAGALYLLYIAARCLAAARGGGGSLFAARSTAPQAGMAQGFRDGLFCNLLNPKVTLFVLSVFTQFVSPESAMGDKALYGGVIVAEALVGWALFVRFLDTPFVRRVYDGRQGALNLVTGLLLGGLGSVMLLGRD, from the coding sequence ATGACAGAGTCGGTGCTGACCCTGCTGACCATCTGTTTTTTTGCCCGCATGACTCCGGGACCGGACATGCTGCTGATCATCCGTCATGCCACGGCCGCCCCGCGGGGCGGAGCGCCGCGTGCTGCCTATGCCTGCGTTCTGGGTGTTTGCGCCGGGCTCAGCGTGCACGTTGCGCTTTCTGTGCTGGGGCTTGCACTGGTGCTTAAGACGTATCCTCTTGTGTTCCGCGGTATCCAGATAGCCGGAGCTTTGTACCTTTTGTATATAGCGGCACGGTGTCTGGCTGCCGCCCGCGGAGGCGGCGGTTCGCTGTTCGCCGCGCGCAGCACGGCACCTCAGGCCGGCATGGCACAGGGATTCCGTGACGGGCTGTTCTGCAACCTGCTCAACCCCAAAGTCACGTTGTTTGTGCTCAGCGTGTTCACCCAGTTTGTTTCGCCGGAATCAGCCATGGGTGACAAGGCCCTGTATGGCGGTGTCATTGTGGCGGAAGCTCTGGTCGGATGGGCGCTTTTTGTCCGTTTTCTGGATACGCCTTTCGTACGGCGGGTCTACGACGGCAGGCAGGGCGCGCTGAATCTGGTAACAGGCCTGCTGCTGGGTGGACTCGGCTCCGTGATGCTGCTGGGGCGCGACTGA